One Halichoerus grypus chromosome 1, mHalGry1.hap1.1, whole genome shotgun sequence genomic region harbors:
- the ANKLE1 gene encoding ankyrin repeat and LEM domain-containing protein 1, translated as MWTPVRRRAAWWATLRGAGPRSPEAGGGAARAHTGAAGSWNSAGRAAGLRYSPGMDAAAGLAQRLRAALREEEPRAVEELLSRGADPDPLLADGAAATHLATGARHSRGLRCLEAPLRRGGDANSRSVEALTPLHVAAAWGCRRGLELLLGHRADPALRDQDGLRPLDLAEHQGPQDCARVLREFQTRTKTSTRTRAESQEPEPEPEADGPDPWRKGLDTSPSGPPNVTLGSTALGRRDGRDMGLEASPRSPSLLAHPEIADKDSGLESPPGLWDYRSDTSFVTAIEASGTEDPAPHTSSWAGPLPQTKQGLLPGIRPSQRMPRSPGTPQLVHRAARADREAELNTRLQALTLTSPDASPSAISLPGGSPAPSPPREPPPGLPDSPFLKDEEVSLDSDVAALWLMEDEESSTGGRDPVPSCWCPPVPAMSDLDLLRGLRVLGESPGPITPFPRPYHLRRLEEAHAAPDFSGHSPELAEALRTGCIPDAQADEDVLAQQFERPDPKRRWREGVVKSSFTYLLLDPRKTQDLPARAFSLTPAERLRIFVHAIFYVGKGTRARPDVHLWEALRLRRQPGKQACPKVHQILDIWASGRGVVSLHCFQHVVAVEAYTREACLVDALGIQTLTNQKQGHCYGVVAGWPATRRRRLGVHLLHRALLVFLAEGERELRPQDIQARG; from the exons ATGTGGACGCCGGTGCGGCGCAGGGCAGCTTGGTGGGCGACACTGCGCGGCGCCGGCCCGCGGAGCCccgaggcggggggtggggcggcgCGTGCGCACACGGGCGCGGCGGGAAGTTGGAACTCGGCGGGCAGGGCAGCGGGGCTCCGCTACAGCCCCGGCATGGACGCGGCGGCCGGCCTGGCGCAGCGGCTTCGGGCAGCGTTGCGGGAAGAGGAGCCGCG GGCGGTGGAGGAACTGCTGAGCCGCGGCGCCGACCCCGACCCGCTGCTGGCGGATGGCGCGGCAGCCACGCACCTGGCGACGGGAGCCCGGCACTCGCGCGGTCTGCGCTGTCTCGAAGCCCCGCTGCGCCGAGGCGGGGACGCCAACTCTCG TTCGGTCGAGGCCCTGACGCCGCTGCACGTGGCTGCCGCCTGGGGCTGTCGCCGTGGCCTGGAGCTACTGCTGGGCCACAGAGCGGACCCCGCACTGCGAGACCAG GACGGACTGCGGCCGCTGGACCTGGCAGAGCACCAGGGGCCCCAGGATTGCGCGCGCGTCCTTCGGGAGTTCCAGACTCGGACCAAGACCTCGACCCGGACCCGGGCAGAGAGCCaggagcctgagcctgagcccgAGGCTGACG GCCCAGACCCCTGGAGAAAGGGGCTGGACACCAGCCCCTCTGGACCTCCCAATGTGACCCTGGGCTCCACAGCACTGGGCAGACGTGATGGCAGGGACATGGGCCTGGAGGCCAGCCCCAGATCCCCCAGCCTCCTTGCCCACCCTGAGATTGCTGACAAGGATAGCGGCTTGGAGTCCCCCCCAGGACTATGGGACTACCGCTCAGATACCTCCTTTGTCACTGCGATCGAAGCTTCTGGAACTGAAGATCCAGCCCCGCATACCTCCTCCTGGGCTGGGCCATTACCCCAGACCAAGCAGGGACTCCTGCCTGGTATTCGACCTTCCCAGAGGATGCCAAGGTCTCCAGGTACCCCACAGCTGGTGCATCGAGCTGCCAGGGCAGACAGGGAGGCAGAACTAAATACCCGTCTGCAGGCCCTGACTCTGACCTCTCCAGATGCCTCCCCCTCCGCCATATCCCTCCCTGGTGGGAGCCCTGCCCCAAGTCCCCCTCGGGAACCACCGCCTGGACTCCCCGACTCCCCCTTCCTAAAAGACGAAGAGGTGTCCCTCGACAGTGATGTGGCTGCCCTCTGGCTGATGGAGGACGAGGAGAGCTCCACAGGTGGCAGGGACCCTGTCCCCTCTTGCTGGTGCCCTCCGGTCCCTGCCATGTCTGACCTGGATTTGCTGCGAGGGCTCCGAGTGCTTGGCGAGAGTCCCGGCCCCATCACACCCTTCCCTCGGCCATACCACCTCCGACGGCTGGAAGAAGCCCATGCTGCTCCTG ACTTTTCAGGGCACAGCCCAGAGCTCGCCGAAGCCCTGCGGACAGGCTGTATCCCAGATGCCCAGGCAGATGAGGATGTGCTTGCCCAGCAGTTTGAGCGGCCAGATCCCAAGAGAAGGTGGCGGGAGGGGGTCGTGAAATCCAGTTTCACGTATCTACTGTTGGACCCCAG GAAGACTCAGGACCTGCCAGCTCGAGCCTTCTCACTGACCCCCGCTGAACGCCTTCGGATCTTTGTCCATGCCATCTTCTATGTGGGGAAAGGGACACGGGCCCGGCCGGATGTCCACCTCTGGGAGGCCCTCAGGCTCCGTCGGCAGCCAGGAAAGCAG GCCTGCCCCAAAGTGCACCAGATCTTGGACATTTGGGCCAGTGGTCGTGGCGTGGTCTCCCTGCATTGCTTCCAACACGTGGTTGCTGTGGAGGCTTATACTCGAGAGGCGTGTCTTGTGGATGCTCTAG GGATCCAGACGCTGACCAACCAGAAACAAGGACACTGCTATGGAGTCGTGGCGGGCTGGCCAGCCACCCGGCGCCGCCGCTTGGGGGTGCATCTGCTGCACCGCGCCCTCCTTGTCTTCTTGGCTGAGGGTGAGCGAGAGCTGCGGCCCCAGGACATCCAGGCGCGTGGCTGA